The genome window TGCTGCAGGTCACGCATGCGCCGCTCGTGCGCCCAGTCCGGGAAGTTCCGCGAGTCGCAGAAGATCACCGGGTAGATGAGCGGGCCCGTGGTCAGCTCCTCGCGCTTCGCCATCGAGTACCACTCGGCCAGACACCATTCGTCCCGGAAGTACTTCGGCGAGCACACTGGAACCAGCACGCGGGTGTGCTGCAACGCCGTGCGCCATTCGTCCGGCCAGCTCGTGCCGGTGGGCACCCGGTCGTCGCAGAATATCCGCGCGTCGCGGTAGAGGTTGTTGTCGAGAACCTCCGCCAGCCGGGGGTGGAAATGGTTTTTCACCCACGCGGAAATGTCCCGGCCGGTGCGTTGGTAGCTGATGAACACGTCGTACTCGTACACGCGTGCCTTCGCTCCTTCGCCGCTCCCCACCAGGCATCGGTCATCCTAAGCCGGTCCCGAGCGGCCGGGAAAGGCGCGAAACTGGACAGAACCA of Amycolatopsis solani contains these proteins:
- a CDS encoding toll/interleukin-1 receptor domain-containing protein, which encodes MYEYDVFISYQRTGRDISAWVKNHFHPRLAEVLDNNLYRDARIFCDDRVPTGTSWPDEWRTALQHTRVLVPVCSPKYFRDEWCLAEWYSMAKREELTTGPLIYPVIFCDSRNFPDWAHERRMRDLQQWNHPFEHFQLAPAYLEFNHKIAEIAKELEELIERAPDWRADWPVLTPAAEPPKPARIPRF